From the Quercus lobata isolate SW786 chromosome 6, ValleyOak3.0 Primary Assembly, whole genome shotgun sequence genome, one window contains:
- the LOC115949827 gene encoding glycine-rich cell wall structural protein-like, with the protein MGKLSKYCGVFGVMLVLLVIAVGTTECRKIEKDTFFDGIGGGGGVGGGGGGGVGGGGGAGGGVGVGVGGGGGAGAGGGIGGGGGAGGGAGGGIGGGSGGGVGIGGGAGGGAGGGIGGGGGAGGGAGGGIGGGGGAGGGAGGGIGGGSGGGVGIGGGVGGGAGGGIGGGGGAGGGAGGGIGGGSGGGVGGGAGGGIGGGGGAGGGIGGGF; encoded by the coding sequence ATGGGGAAGCTTTCTAAGTACTGTGGTGTGTTTGGTGTGATGTTGGTATTGTTAGTGATAGCTGTAGGGACAACGGAAtgtaggaaaattgaaaaagatacaTTTTTTGATGGCATAGGAGGTGGAGGAGGCGTTGGGGGTGGTGGAGGAGGGGGAGTTGGAGGAGGTGGTGGTGCTGGGGGAGGAGTTGGAGTTGGTGTTGGTGGGGGTGGGGGTGCAGGTGCAGGTGGTGGCATTGGAGGTGGAGGTGGTGCTGGCGGGGGTGCGGGTGGAGGCATTGGAGGTGGGTCTGGTGGTGGTGTAGGAATTGGAGGTGGAGCTGGTGGGGGTGCAGGTGGTGGCATCGGAGGTGGAGGTGGTGCTGGTGGTGGTGCAGGTGGAGGCATCGGAGGTGGAGGTGGTGCTGGTGGTGGTGCAGGTGGAGGCATTGGAGGTGGGTCTGGTGGTGGTGTAGGAATTGGAGGAGGAGTTGGTGGGGGTGCAGGTGGTGGCATCGGAGGTGGAGGTGGTGCTGGCGGGGGTGCAGGTGGAGGCATTGGAGGTGGGtctggtggtggtgttggtggggGTGCAGGTGGTGGCattggaggtggtggtggtgctggAGGGGGTATTGGCGGTGGATTTTAA
- the LOC115949829 gene encoding uncharacterized protein LOC115949829, translated as MDDFDFTITLYYWGKIRNNPYRYEGGEIKIYEDNNSDEMSLVEIWNKAKIFGYGENDVFMYRVPTMPFAGGLKPLENDVDVMNMVKCIKGYNEVEVYVMFLDDYKNAICNEGDGEDGDNEGGNLDEGDNEGGNLDEGDKVNGAVSEDDSAHKVHFGCSESDDDDMFAQYISSGEIASKVNGLLDETLCLRKDKQMKLKEGRKGKAIACGVSPSRVGGSGVDHSGVGQSEVGASGVGPNGIDARGVDPTWIDTSGVNPSASALVAFGADRDEDKWESETSASLVSLSDDETRPRYPQYHPPESFSEVHFELEMQFATKKDVIDAIKLYSIFKGVPVKFKKNDKIRVRVKCTDKCPFELYCGKMKDEDTWIVKKLNPEHNCGRRFKNRFASSNWLGKHLVDDVRSDPNVKMSVIKDRVVNKFKVHISRYQASRAKGRAKELVHGTFTEQYAQLGDYCEELLRRNPGSTILISTNRPQPHLQPKFERLYVCLDACKRGFLAACRPFIGVDGCHLKGEYPGQILTAVGKDGNNGVYPIAFAVVEAETKDSWTWFMKRLLDDIGSLRDEGWTFMSDQQKGLTQMFDELMPGVDHRFCVRHLYNNFSKDYKGKLLKDRMWAAARATNMSEFQFEMGKIKKLNIKAWEWLVGKEPRFWTRAAFRRYPKCDALTNNGCENFNSQILEYRDKPIITMLEEIRLHLMAYYIKKKEKITRYHGPICPRIQNKLETEKINSTDWVPVWCGDSNESKFEVSKLPDKYVVDIKQRTCSCGSWDLTGIPCAHSIAALGYMGHTIEDFVHHCYSMESLTQTYGSCIYPISGPKLWPRSDRETILPPKKIRQGGRPKKKRKKELGELNNPYKMKRRIGHVKCSQCGTVGHNKRRCNPATQASKQLRVREPNVTTHNLENQEHGTSSSHVEPTNRAAPPPQVRKRNVTTQSQPTPQCEGVHRSQPASQVGPNEVTRNYSFGVSVETMTAASETSRRITKFYKNAQGQK; from the exons ATGGATGACTTTGACTTCACAATCACCCTTTACTATTGGGGGAAGATTAGGAATAATCCATACAGATACGAAGGAGGGGAGATAAAgatatatgaagataataattCTGATGAAATGTCACTTGTTGAGATATGGAATAAGGCCAAAATTTTTGGGTATGGTGAAAATGATGTATTTATGTATAGAGTGCCTACTATGCCATTTGCAGGTGGTTTAAAACCTTTGGAGAATGATGTTGATGTAATGAACATGGTGAAGTGTATTAAAGGTTATAATGAAGTGGAAGTATACGTTATGTTTTTAGATGATTATAAGAATGCTATTTGTAATGAGGGAGATGGGGAAGATGGTGATAATGAGGGGGGTAATCTTGATGAGGGAGATAATGAGGGGGGTAATCTTGATGAGGGAGATAAAGTAAATGGAGCTGTTAGTGAAGATGATAGTGCTCATAAGGTTCATTTTGGATGCAGTGAAAGTGATGACGATGATATGTTTGCACAGTATATTAGCAGTGGTGAAATAGCCTCCAAAGTAAATGGCTTACTTGATGAGACCTTGTGTCTTAGAAAAGATAAGCAGATGAAACTCAAAGAGGGGAGAAAGGGAAAGGCTATTGCATGTGGGGTTAGTCCTAGTAGGGTTGGTGGCAGTGGGGTTGATCATAGTGGTGTTGGTCAAAGTGAGGTTGGTGCAAGTGGTGTTGGTCCTAATGGGATTGATGCAAGAGGTGTTGATCCTACATGGATTGATACAAGTGGGGTTAATCCTAGTGCAAGTGCACTTGTTGCATTTGGAGCTGATAGGGATGAAGATAAGTGGGAGTCAGAGACATCTGCAAGTCTGGTTAGTTTATCTGATGATGAAACTAGGCCTAGATATCCTCAATACCATCCACCAGAATCTTTCTCTGAGGTGCACTTTGAACTTGAGATGCAGTTTGCCACCAAAAAGGACGTCATAGATGCTATCAAACTCTACTCTATTTTCAAAGGGGTTCCagtaaagtttaaaaaaaatgacaaaataaggGTAAGAGTAAAATGCACAGATAAATGTCCTTTTGAGTTGTATTGTGGAAAGATGAAAGATGAAGATACTTGGATAGTGAAGAAATTGAATCCTGAACATAATTGTGGGAGGCGATTTAAGAACAGATTTGCATCTTCAAATTGGCTAGGGAAGCATTTGGTGGATGATGTGAGGAGTGACCCAAATGTGAAGATGTCCGTTATCAAAGACCGAGTTGTAAATAAGTTTAAGGTTCATATTAGTAGGTATCAAGCATCTAGAGCAAAAGGTAGGGCTAAAGAATTAGTGCATGGAACTTTTACAGAACAATATGCCCAGTTGGGGGATTACTGTGAAGAATTGTTGAGAAGAAACCCTGGGTCTACTATACTAATCTCTACCAATAGACCTCAACCACACTTGCAGCCAAAATTTGAGAGATTATATGTATGTTTGGATGCTTGTAAGAGAGGCTTTTTAGCTGCTTGTAGGCCTTTCATTGGTGTTGATGGATGTCATTTGAAGGGTGAGTATCCAGGACAGATCTTGACAGCAGTTGGCAAGGATGGCAATAATGGTGTTTACCCAATTGCATTTGCCGTGGTTGAGGCAGAAACAAAGGACTCATGGACATGGTTCATGAAAAGGTTACTTGATGATATTGGAAGTTTAAGGGATGAAGGGTGGACCTTCATGTCTGACCAGCAAAAG GGATTAACACAAATGTTTGATGAGCTCATGCCAGGTGTGGACCATCGATTTTGTGTTCGACATCTATATAATAACTTTAGTAAGGATTATAAAGGTAAGCTACTAAAGGATCGCATGTGGGCAGCTGCTAGGGCCACTAACATGTCTGAGTTTCAGTTTGAAATGGGGAAGATCAAGAAATTAAACATAAAGGCATGGGAATGGTTGGTAGGAAAGGaacctaggttttggacaaGAGCAGCTTTTAGAAGGTATCCCAAGTGTGATGCACTAACCAACAATggatgtgaaaattttaattctcaAATATTGGAGTATAGGGATAAACCAATAATTACTATGTTGGAGGAGATTAGACTGCATCTGATGGCTTATTATAttaagaagaaggagaaaattACAAGGTATCATGGCCCTATATGTCCTAGAATCCAAAACAAGTTAGAGActgaaaaaattaatagtacAGATTGGGTTCCAGTTTGGTGTGGGGATAGCAATGAATCAAAGTTTGAAGTATCAAAATTGCCTGATAAGTATGTAGTTGACATAAAGCAGCGTACATGCTCATGTGGATCATGGGACTTAACTGGGATTCCTTGTGCACATTCTATAGCTGCATTGGGATATATGGGTCACACAATTGAAGATTTTGTGCATCATTGCTATAGTATGGAGTCCTTAACCCAGACTTATGGGTCATGTATATACCCTATTAGTGGTCCTAAGTTGTGGCCACGGAGTGACAGAGAAACCATACTCCCTCCTAAAAAAATAAGACAAGGGGGAAGGcctaaaaagaagagaaagaaggaactTGGTGAGCTAAACAATCCATATAAGATGAAGAGGAGAATTGGTCATGTTAAATGTAGCCAATGTGGGACAGTAGGCCATAACAAGAGGAGGTGCAATCCCGCTACTCAAGCTAGCAAACAACTACGA GTGAGAGAGCCAAATGTAACAACACATAATTTGGAAAACCAAGAACATGGGACATCTTCAAGCCATGTAGAACCTACTAATAGGGCAGCACCTCCACCgcaa GTTAGGAAAAGAAATGTCACAACACAAAGTCAACCAACACCCCAATGTGAAGGAGTACATCGAAGTCAACCAGCATCTcag GTTGGACCCAACGAAGTTACAAGAAATTATAGTTTTGGAGTGTCAGTAGAGACAATGACTGCTGCAAGTGAGACATCAAgaagaattacaaaattttataagaatgcACAAGGGCAAAAGTGA
- the LOC115950782 gene encoding glycine-rich cell wall structural protein-like yields MGRFSKYCGVFGVMLVLLVITAGTTECRKIEKDTFSDGIGGGLGGGGGGGVGGGGGVGGDGGVGGGFGKGGGVGGGVGGGGGAGGGVGGGFGGGKGGGVGVGHGGGVGGGAGGGFGGGVGGGAGHGGGVGGGAGGGIGGGGGAGGGAGGGIGGGKGGGVGIGGGSGGGVGGGAGGGVGGGGGGGGGAGGGIGGGKGGGVGIGGGSGGGVGGGAGGGIGGGGGAGGGIGGGKGGGVGIGGGSGGGVGGGAGGGVGGGVGGGAGGGVGGGAGGGAGGGVGGGGGAGGGAGAGGGVGGGFGGGAGGGIGGGF; encoded by the exons ATGGGGAGGTTTTCTAAGTACTGTGGTGTGTTTGGTGTGATGTTGGTGTTGTTAGTGATAACTGCAGGGACAACAGAAtgtaggaaaattgaaaaagacaCATTTTCTGATGGCATAGGAGGTGGCTTGGGTGGTGGAGgaggtggtggtgttggtggtggagGAGGCGTTGGAGGTGATGGAGGTGTTGGTGGAGGATTTGGAAAGGGTGGTGGTGTTGGAGGAGGAGTTGGCGGAGGTGGTGGTGCTGGAGGAGGAGTTGGTGGTGGCTTTGGGGGTGGAAAAGGTGGTGGCGTAGGAGTTGGGCATGGTGGGGGAGTTGGGGGTGGTGCTGGAGGAGGgtttggtggtggag TGGGAGGTGGTGCTGGccatggtggtggtgttggtggggGTGCTGGTGGTGGCATTGGAGGTGGAGGTGGTGCTGGTGGGGGTGCAGGTGGTGGCATTGGGGGAGGAAAGGGTGGTGGTGTTGGAATTGGAGGTGGGTCTGGTGGTGGAGTTGGTGGAGGTGCAGGTGGTGGCGTtggaggtggaggtggtggtggtggcggtgcaGGTGGTGGCATTGGGGGAGGAAAGGGCGGTGGTGTAGGAATTGGAGGTGGGTCCGGTGGTGGAGTTGGTGGAGGTGCAGGTGGTGGCATTGGAGGTGGAGGTGGTGCAGGTGGAGGCATTGGGGGTGGAAAAGGAGGTGGTGTAGGAATTGGAGGTGGGTCAGGTGGTGGTGTTGGAGGGGGTGCAGGTGGTGGTGTAGGAGGAGGTGTAGGAGGAGGTGCTGGTGGAGGTGTGGGTGGGGGAGCTGGTGGTGGTGCTGGAGGAGGGgttggtggtggaggtggtgcaGGTGGAGGTGCGGGTGCCGGTGGTGGTGTTGGCGGTGGCTTTGGTGGTGGTGCTGGAGGGGGCATTGGTGGTGGATTTTAa
- the LOC115950836 gene encoding uncharacterized protein LOC115950836: protein MCVCCPALRSSSREPVKRYKKLLAEIFPKSLDGPPNERKIVTLCEYAVKNPVWIPKIAKYLEERCYKELRVGHIKFINIVWERFTRLAAEEEAAKIERDNARQMETEALERERIAKRRSEKYRVAARIAEEKVHKFRIALITSWVVFCCSRISSTIKKYCRNIFFFWMHKLPTFTFSSHLYDSKIVLNGRFCLGIILFITLRPQLASL, encoded by the exons ATGTGTGTTTGTTGTCCTGCTTTGAGATCAAGCTCTCGAGAACCCGTTAAGCGATACAAAAAACTGCTTGCAGAAATCTTTCCTAAGTCTCTT GATGGCCCtccaaatgaaagaaaaattgttaCGTTATGTGAATATGCTGTAAAAAACCCGGTTTGGATCCCAAAG ATTGCAAAGTATCTTGAAGAAAGGTGCTACAAAGAACTGCGAGTTGGGCACATCAAGTTCATCAATATTGTGTGGGAAAGGTTTACGAGACTGGCAGCCGAGGAAGAAGCAGCCAAAATTGAGAGGGACAATGCACGACAAATGGAAACAGAAGCATTAGAGCGGGAACGTATAGCCAAGCGCAGATCTGAGAAGTATAGAGTCGCAGCCCGAATTGCTGAGGAGAAAGTGCACAAGTTTAGGATTGCTTTGATTACGTCTTGGGTTGTATTTTGTTGTTCTCGCATAAGTTCTACCATTAAGAAGTATTgtagaaatatatttttcttttggatgcaTAAACTTCCAACATTTACCTTTAGCAGCCACTTGTAtgattcaaaaattgttttgaatggAAGATTTTGCTTGGGTATTATCTTATTCATTACACTTCGGCCTCAACTTGcatccttatag